The DNA region GCCGGCCGCCGCGACGGTCGGACCGCCGTGGCGCAGCGCCTCCCGGGCCGCCTCGCGCGGGGAGCGGCCCTCGCGGGCCTCCTCGCGGAGTCGGGCGATGATCAGGATGTTGTAGTCGGTCCCGATCGCCACCACGAAGAGGTAGATCAGGATCGGCAGCATGAACATGATGCCGTGCTCGCCCTTGATGTTCTGGAACAGCAGGGTGGACGAGCCGAGGGTGGCGGTGAAGCCGAGGCCGACCGAGGCCATCAGGTACCAGGGGGCGACCACGCTGCGCAGCTGGAGTCCGAGGATCAGCAGGATCAGCAGACCCGCGATCGGGAACACCAGCTTGTAGTCGTGGCTCATCGCCAGGTTGATGTCCTTGTAGACGGCGGTCAGGCCGCCGACCTTGGCCTCGGTGCCGCTCGGCACCTGTGCGTGGGCGACGTCGCGCAGCTCGGTGAGGGTCTCGATCGCCTCGTTGCTGGACGGCTCGTTCTTGAGCAGGACGGTGAAGTCCGCCGTCGTGCCGTCCTCGCTGACCTGGGGCTTCGGCGCGGCGCTGGCCACCCCGGGGACCGCGCCGAGCTTGGCGGCGTAGCCGTCGAACGCGGCCGGGTCGAGCTTGCCGCCGCTCTTGCTGGTCAGGTAGACGTGGCTCGGGTCGGCGGCGCCGGCCGAGAAGCCGTTGACCAGCTTGTCCTGGACGACCATCGACTCCTTGTCCTTGGGCATGGAGCTGCCCGCGAGGTCGAAGGTGCCGTTGTAGCCGAGGGCGCCGGCCGAGAGGGCCAGCAGCACGCCGCCGGAGGCCACCGCGACCAGGGCGGGGCGCTTCTGCACCATGCGGCCGAGGGCGAGGAAGCGGGCGTCCTTCGGCTCGTTCATCCACTTCTTGCCGGGCCAGAAGACGGCGCGCGCCGGGATGACGGCGAGCAGGGCCGGGGCCAGGGTGAGCGAGGCGAAGGCGGTGACGACGACGGCGATGGCCAGGGCCGGGCCGAGCGCCTTGAACATGCCGAGGCTGGAGAGGATCAGCACCGCGAAGGCGACGGTGACCGCGCCGGCCGCGGAGGCGATGGCCTCGCCGACCCGGCCGACCGCGTTGGCGACGGCCTCCTTGCGGTCGTCGCCGGCTCGCAGCCGCTCCCGGTAGCGGAACGCCAGGAAGAGGAAGTAGTCGGTGCCGACGCCGAGCACGACGACGATCAGGATCGCCGACAGGACCGGTGTGCTCTCCAGGTTGAACGCCTTGGTGGCGTAGGCGATCAGGCCGTTGGCCGCCGGCATGGCGATGATCAGCGAGACCACGATCGGCAGCAGCCCGGCGAGGACGCTGCGGAAGATGATCCCGACGATGATCACGACCAGGACCAGGGTGGCCAGCGCGATCACGGCGTCGGCCGCGCCGGAGGACTCCTTCTGGTCGAGCGCCTGCGCGGCGGCGCCGCCCAGCTGGAACTTGACGTTGGTCCCGGAGGCGAGCGCCTTGCCCTCGTCACGGAGCTTCTTGGCGGTCTCGCCGAACTCGTCGGACTGCTGGGTGGCCTTGTCGATGGCGATCGGGGCCAGCGCGTACTTGCCGTCCTTGGACGTCGACTGCTCGCCGGCCGGGATGATCTTCTCGACGTGCTCGATCTTCTTGTCGGTGAGCCCCTGGACGATCTTGGCCATGGCGTCCTTGTCGGACGCGTCCATCGGGGCACCGTCGTTGCGCTCGAAGAGCGCGAGCGCGGACGGCGTGAAGCTGGCCGGGAACGCCTTCTCCTGGAGCACCGAGGCCTGGATGGACTCGTAGTGCTTGGGGAGGAACGAGGCCTCGTCGGTCTGGGCGGTGATCTTCGGGGCCGACGCGGCGATGGCGATCATCGCGACGACCCAGGCCGCGATCACCCACCAGGCGCGACGGACGACGAAATGTCCTAGTCGGTGGAACATGCTCGTAATGCCTCCTGGGCATGGTTCACCGCAGCCCTTGGGGGACGGGACGCCGGGCGACGGATCGAGACCGGCCCGGGGCCGTGCGGGGGCACAGCACCTAGCCGGTCGGCAGGTAAGTAGTCAGAGGGCATCATCCTACGACCGCTTGCTTGCCGACCGGCAAGCAACCCCCGTAACCCTGTAGCCGATTCCCCCTGAGGCCGCCGAACGACGACCCTGGCCTATTTTCGCGCGCGCACGATGCCTATTCCCTCGTGCTCGGGGTGGAGACCGCTCCCCCTCAGGGTGGACTTTTTACCTACCCGCAGGGAGGAGAACTCAGGGTTCCCTGGTAGGGAAAACCCCACCCCTCCCCCGAGGAAGACCACAGGGAAGACTCCCCCGCCAGCCGGATACTCCGTCAACCCCGGCTTCCCTACTGTCGATTGCGACGCCGGATCCGCAGCCGGCGCCCGAATCCGGCGGCGGACCACCGCCGCACACCCGGCCGCACCCCTCGTCAGGGCACCGGCCGCTCTCCCAGGGGGACCCCGTGAAGACCAAGCTCGGCATGGCCGCCGCGATGGGCGCCTGGAGCGCCCGGCACAGAAGGACGGCCGTCTTCGGCTGGCTGCTCTTCGTCGTCGCCACCGCGTTCCTCGGCGGCCTGCACGGAAGCACCGAGATCAAGGAGTCCGAGGCGATGCCCGGCCAGGTCTCCCGGGCCGCGAAGATCCTCGACGACGCCGGCCTCAAGTCCCCCGCCAGCGAGACCGTGCTGATCCAGAGCGCCTCCCTGACGTCCGACGCCCCCGCCTTCAAGGCCACCGTCGAGCAGGTGATCAAGGACGTCGGCGGCACCGGCAAGGCCTCCGACATCCGCTCCCCGTACGACACGAAGGCGATCTCCGCCGACGGCCGCTCCGTCCTCGTCCAGCTCACCGTCAAGGGCGACCACGACGAGGCCGCCGAGAACGTCACCGCGGTGATGGCCGCCGTCGACGCCGTACAGAAGCAGCACCCCGACCTCACCGTGGTCGAACTCGGCGACGCCAGCTCCGGCAAGTGGATCGACGAACAGTTCAGCGACGACTTCGCCCGCGCCGAGTGGACGGCCGTCCCGCTCGCCCTCGGCATCCTGCTGATCGCCTTCGGCGCACTGGTCGCCGCCGTCCTGCCGGTCGTCCTCGCCATCACCGCCTTCATCGCGGCCGGCGGACTGGTCGCCCTCAGCAGCGGACTCCTGCACACCAGCAACAACGCCAGCTCGGTGATGCTGCTGGTCGGCCTCGCCGTCGGCGTCGACTACTGCCTCTTCTACCTGCGCCGCGAGCGCGAGGAGCGGGCCGCCGGGCGCGACCTGGACACCGCCCTGAAGGTCGCCGCCGCCACCAGCGGCCGGGCCGTGCTGGTCTCCGGCGTCACCGTGGTGGTCGCCATGGCCGGCATGTTCCTCACCGGCATCGCCGAGTTCCAGGCCATGGCCTACGCCACCATCGTGGTCGTGGTCACCGCCGTGCTCGGCTCGCTCACCGTGCTGCCCGCCCTGCTGTCCATGCTCGGCGACAAGGTCGACAGGGGCCGCGTCCCCCTCCTCCGCAAGCTCCGCAGCGCCGACGCCGCCACCACCGGCGGCCGGTTCTGGAACGCCGTCCTCACCCCCGTGCTGCGCCGCCCGCTGGCCGCCACCGTGCTCGCCGGCGCCGTCCTGCTCGGCCTGTCCGCGCCGCTGCTGACCATGCACACCGCCAACCTCACCTTCCAGCAGCAGCTGCCCGAGGGCAACCGGCTGGTCTCCGTCTCGCAGAAGATCGAGGCCGCCTTCCCCGGCAGCCCCGCCCCCGCCTCGGTCGTCATCAAGTCCGACGACATCGACTCCCCCGCGATGACCGCCGCGATCGCCGACCTCAAGGCGAAGGCCCTGGCCAGCGGGAGGATGCACGGCCCGGTGGACGTCACCGTCCACGCCCGGCAGAACGTCGCCACCGTCGACATCCCGCTCAACGGCACCGGCAACGACGACGTCAGCAACGGCGCGCTCAAGACCCTCCGCGAGGAACTGGTGCCCGCCACCGTCCTCAAGGTGCCCGGCACCGAGGCGCCCGTCACCGGCCGCACCGCCGGCTCCTACGACTTCAACGCCAAGATGACCGGCTCGATGCC from Kitasatospora sp. NBC_00458 includes:
- a CDS encoding MMPL family transporter yields the protein MAAAMGAWSARHRRTAVFGWLLFVVATAFLGGLHGSTEIKESEAMPGQVSRAAKILDDAGLKSPASETVLIQSASLTSDAPAFKATVEQVIKDVGGTGKASDIRSPYDTKAISADGRSVLVQLTVKGDHDEAAENVTAVMAAVDAVQKQHPDLTVVELGDASSGKWIDEQFSDDFARAEWTAVPLALGILLIAFGALVAAVLPVVLAITAFIAAGGLVALSSGLLHTSNNASSVMLLVGLAVGVDYCLFYLRREREERAAGRDLDTALKVAAATSGRAVLVSGVTVVVAMAGMFLTGIAEFQAMAYATIVVVVTAVLGSLTVLPALLSMLGDKVDRGRVPLLRKLRSADAATTGGRFWNAVLTPVLRRPLAATVLAGAVLLGLSAPLLTMHTANLTFQQQLPEGNRLVSVSQKIEAAFPGSPAPASVVIKSDDIDSPAMTAAIADLKAKALASGRMHGPVDVTVHARQNVATVDIPLNGTGNDDVSNGALKTLREELVPATVLKVPGTEAPVTGRTAGSYDFNAKMTGSMPLVFGFVVAFAFALMLTSFRSLAVAGTAVVLNLLSVGAAYGVLTLVFQHGVGASLLGTAGVGAVESWVPLFLFVILFGLSMDYHVFVVSRIKEGHDRGMPTRAAIAHGIRSTAGVVTSAAVIMVAVFAVFGTLSMQAMKQMGVGLAVAVLIDATIIRAVLLPAVMTLLGDHNWYLPRWLGWLPNLSHGETFPPVGAPDAVTGPPAPEPAAQARHRRVGV
- a CDS encoding MMPL family transporter, giving the protein MFHRLGHFVVRRAWWVIAAWVVAMIAIAASAPKITAQTDEASFLPKHYESIQASVLQEKAFPASFTPSALALFERNDGAPMDASDKDAMAKIVQGLTDKKIEHVEKIIPAGEQSTSKDGKYALAPIAIDKATQQSDEFGETAKKLRDEGKALASGTNVKFQLGGAAAQALDQKESSGAADAVIALATLVLVVIIVGIIFRSVLAGLLPIVVSLIIAMPAANGLIAYATKAFNLESTPVLSAILIVVVLGVGTDYFLFLAFRYRERLRAGDDRKEAVANAVGRVGEAIASAAGAVTVAFAVLILSSLGMFKALGPALAIAVVVTAFASLTLAPALLAVIPARAVFWPGKKWMNEPKDARFLALGRMVQKRPALVAVASGGVLLALSAGALGYNGTFDLAGSSMPKDKESMVVQDKLVNGFSAGAADPSHVYLTSKSGGKLDPAAFDGYAAKLGAVPGVASAAPKPQVSEDGTTADFTVLLKNEPSSNEAIETLTELRDVAHAQVPSGTEAKVGGLTAVYKDINLAMSHDYKLVFPIAGLLILLILGLQLRSVVAPWYLMASVGLGFTATLGSSTLLFQNIKGEHGIMFMLPILIYLFVVAIGTDYNILIIARLREEAREGRSPREAAREALRHGGPTVAAAGFILAASFGTFMLAGNIFMLEFGFAMAFGIILAAFVMAMFFTPALTALVGRAAWWPGHGGDPGAGHDGHAPVGGPHGAHGLPETAGRR